The following is a genomic window from Candidatus Alcyoniella australis.
GATCCTGCCGCAGTTCAGCGGCGACCCCAAGTTCCAAAGCTATTTCATCGGCGAGGCCAAGACGGCCGCGGCTCTGGATCACGAGAACGTGGTGCGGGTCTTTGATTTCTTCTGCGCGGACAGCGAGCTGACGTTGGTGATGGAGTACGTCGACGGCTGCGATTTGGCGCAGCTGATGAACCTCTGTTTTTCCGCCGACCGCCGCATCCCGCTGCCGATGGCGCTGTTGATCGGCCGCAAGCTGTTGCGCGGCCTGGCCTACGCCCACGCGCGCGCGGGCGAGGACGGGACGCCGCTGGGGATCGTGCACCGCGACATCACGCCGCGCAACGTACTGCTCGGCCGCGGCGGCGAGGTCAAGGTGACCGACTTCGGCATCGCGCGCTCCAAGAGTCTGCGCGGCGCGACCCAGGCCGGGGCGCTGCGCGGCAAGATCAGCTACATGTCGCCCGAGCAGGCCCACGGCGACCTGGTCGACGCGCGTAGCGACGTCTACTCCGCGGCGCTGGTAATCTGGGAGCTGATTTGCGGAGTGCGCGCCTTTGACGCACCGGACGAGATCCAGTTGCTCGAGCTGGTGCGCCGGCCCGAACTGCCCGCCGTGGGCAGCCTGCGCGACGATCTCCCGCCGGGGCTCGAACCGGTCCTGGAGCGGGCGCTGGCCGCCCTGCGCCAGGAGCGTTACGCCGACGCCGGCGCGTTCGAACGCGCCCTGAATAAGGTGATCAACAACGCCGGATTGCAGCCGGACGAACAGCGGCTGGCGCAGTTCGTCTGCGAGCTGCTCGACGAGGCAACACCGCCGCCGCTCAGCGGCCGCCGCACCGCCACCTTGATCGGCCGCGAGATCAGCGGCGCGCTCACCCCCCCGCGTTCCAAGCGGCCCCGGAGACTGACGCGCCCAAGATCGACGGCGCGGACCGCGATCGCTCTGGCGCTCGTCGCGCTGATCGCGACCCTTTGCTATTCGCTGCTTCGCCCCGATCGGCCCGTTGCGACGGCGACCGTTGCGGCGCCACAGTGGATCGAGCGCGCCCAGGCCGCGCTGCTCAGCGTGCAGACCGACCCGGCCGGCGCACTGGTGCTGATCAACGGCGCGCCGTTGGGCCTCAGCCCGATCGACGCGCTGCCGGTGCTGCCCGGAAAGAGCATGATGATCGAGGCGCTCAAACCCGGCCACCTGCCGGGTTCCCGGCGCGCGAACCTCGTCGCGGGTAAGAATCGCTCGATCACGATCGATCTCTGTGCATATGGGGACAGCCGCTTCTATTAAGCGGCAACGGCCCTTTTTAAAGACGCTTGGCAAGCGGCGTCTGAATAATTTTCAGGAGGTTTTCTATGTCCCGCAGTGTAACTATCCAAAAAAACCCGTTCGAGGTAATGCTGCAGCAGCTCGACAGGGCTTCCAAGCTGCTCAACCTCGACAAGGGAATTATTAACATCCTCTCGCATCCGATGCGCACGCTCCAGGTCTGTTTCCCGGTAAAGATGGACGACGGGCGCATCGAAATGTTTACCGGCTACCGTTGCCAGTACAACGATGCGCGCGGCCCGTGCAAGGGAGGTCTTCGTTATCATCCGGACGTGACCCTGGAGGAGATCACCGCTCTGGCGGCGTGGATGACCTGGAAGACCTCGGTGGTCAACATCCCCTACGGCGGCGCCAAGGGCGGCGTGGTCTGCAATCCGCGCGAGATGTCGCTGGGCGAGCTCGAGCGGATGACTCGGCGCTTCGCCGCGGAGATCAGCTTCTTTATCGGCCCGGAGAAGGACATTCCCGCGCCCGATGTCTACACCACGCCCCAGGTGATGGCCTGGATCATGGACACCTACTCGATGTGCCGCGGCTACTCAGTGCCCGGCGTGGTCACGGGAAAGCCGCTGTCGATCGGCGGATCCAAGGGGCGCGACAAAGCCACGGCCCGCGGCTGCGTGTTCATCATCCAGCAGGCGGCCAAGGAGCTGGGCATCAACCTGGACAACGCCAGCGTGGCGATTCAGGGCTACGGCAACGCCGGCGCTGTGGCGGCCGAGCTGATGGACGCCATCGGCGCCAAGGTGGTGGCGGTCTCGGACAGCCAGGGCGGGACCTACAATTCCAAGGGGCTCGACCCGGCGGCGCTGCTGGCCCACAAGCAGCAGCGCGAGCGCGGTACGGTGGCCGACTGGCCCGACGGCGACCGGATCACCAACGCCGAGCTGCTCGAGCTCGACGTCGACGTGCTGATCCCCGCGGCGTTGGAGAACGTGATCAACAGCGACAACGCCGAGCGCATCCGCGCCAAGCTGGTGGCCGAGGCGGCCAACGGCCCGACCCTGCCCGAGGCCGACGACGTGCTGTTCGACAAGGGCGTGATGGTGATCCCCGACATCTTGGCCAATGCCGGCGGCGTGACCGTCAGCTACTTCGAGTGGGTCCAGAACCTCAACTCCTTCTTCTGGGAGGAGGACCGCGTCAACTCCGAGCTGCACAAGGTGATGACCTCGTCGTTCTACGAGGTCTACGAAACATACAAGAAGTACAAGTGTGACATGCGACAAGCCGCGTACATTTTGGCGATCCAGCGGGTGGCCGAGGCGACCGTGGCCCGCGGATTCTTCCCCTGATCCGAGGTTAACCGCAGTTGCAGACGCCGGGCCCGCGCCCGGCGTTTTTCTCATTGATCGACGATTATCGTCCCAGCAGCCGCAGTAGCTGCAGCACCAGCCGCAGCTTGAGCGGATAGGGACGCAGCAGCGCGCGACCCTGACGGCGCACGGACAGCAGCGCGGCCACCCGGCGGCGGCTGCGGCCGACCTCGAGCAGCGTGGCGCGCTCGATGAACAGGTTGCACAGCGGCGGATGCTGACGCGCGGCCAGCGCGTGCTCGATGGACGCCGTGACCGTAGTAAAACCATCGAGGTCCGCCCCCTCGAGCTGCAGCGCCTCGGAGTCGCAGAGTTCGACGATCCGGCCGTCGTCCTTGGTCAGCAACAGCGAGGCGTGCAGTCCGCTTGCGCCGTCCTCGAGCACGAACAGGCCGATGCTGCTTGCGTCGGGCCAAAGCATGTTGAACACCCGCTGCACGCGGCGGAAGCTCGGCAGCCGCAGCCGCCGCGGCGGCTTGGGCCAGTACTGCACACGGCTGCGCACTGTTGCCGTGGCGTCGCGCACTAGACCGAGGATCTGCTCCACGTAGTCGGCCCGCGGGTCAAGTTGCGATTCCGCGGCAGTGAAAACCGCGCCGATGTCCTCGGGGCAAAGGCAGATCACCAGCTCGGCGTCGTGCTCCTGGGCCGCCAGGTCGAGGCGTTCCAGGTCGGGCCGCACGCCGCGCAGCACGCCGCGCTGGGAGTGCAGCGCCTTGAGCACCTCGCCGTCGCGTTGCAGCAGCAGCAGAATCTTGCGTCGGCGACGGCTGCGACCGCCGGAGAACAGCGCTACGAGGTTGGCCCACTGCCGACCGTCCAGCGGTCCCATCAGCATCTCGGGATGGATCACGACCCCACCTGAAACATCCGCACGCTGTAGGCGTCCAGACCCACGCTCAGCTCGCCGCGGCCGCCGAAGGTCTCGGAGCTGAAGCAGTCCTTGAGCAGCACCAGCTTGCCCTCAGGCGCGGCCAGGCGCGTGACCCGCGGGCGGTCCGTGGGATTGACCACGAACAGCACTCCTCCGCTGTGCTCGCCCCAGGGGGTGTGCAGCCAGACGTCGAGGCGGTGGTCCGAGGGAGCGAACGGCCGCGAGGTGCCCGCGAGTTCCTCGATGGCCTCGATCAGGTCGATCACCCGCGGGAACGGCTCGGAGCCCATCTTGGGCAACAGCTCGGGGACCAGCACGACGCTCCCATCGCCGACCTTGAACAGCGGCACGTCGGGCTCGGTGAGCAGCATGCGCTCGGGCCGCCGCAGCAGTTGACCCAGCTCGCCGCAGTCACGCATCCGCTCGTCGCGGTCCGGGATCTCCGGGCCGATCACCAGCGTGCCGCCGGACTCGGCAAAGGCGCGCAGCGAACGCTGGGCCTCGGCCGAGAGGAACTCGAAGGTCGGCGCGGCGATCACGCGGAAGCGCGCCAGGCGCTGCGGATCGAACTCGGCCTGGGTGATCTGCGCCGGAACTTTCAGCCACTGCAGATGTGCGTACCACGAGTCGAGCTCGATCTGCGAGTCGATGGGCACGCAGTAGTTCAGTCCGGCTTTGCGTTCGTCGCACAGCTGCTCGGCGTCGAACAGCCCCTCGCTCACCAGGGTCGGCACGGGCGAGAACAGGTTGGCCGCGTGGGTCAGCCGACCGTAGTCGCGGCTCAGCGCCAGGCCCCACTCGACCCGCGGGCGCATGCGCAGCACGCCGGTGCGCTCAAGCACCGCCAGCAGCCGCCGGAAGAACTCGTAGTGCTCGGTGCGGATGCGGCCGTTGTTGGTAATCGGCGCGCCATACCAGCGATCGCGGTCGGCGATCATGTAGAAGTTGATCCCCTTGATCCCCAGCGCCAGGGCGGCCAGCGTCATGAAGCGCTGGTCCTCGAGGGTCAGCGGCGGCCACGCCAGATAGCAGCCCGAGCCGAACTCGGGGATGAACGGGAAGCGGCTCTGGCCGCAGAGGGTCAGCATTCGCTTGCGCAGCAGCGGATACTGATGGCGCTGCAGATACGAGTCGACCCCGGCCGCGTCGTGGGTCTGCTCCACCCGCGGCACGTTCAGCGGCGGAGCCAACGCGCCGGGCGGGAAGTTGTGGAACGTAACCAGGCCGCGCACTCCGCGCTCGCGCCACATCCGCAGCAGCCGGTCCAGGGACCCTGCGATCAACTCCTCCTTGAACTCGACCCAGTCCAGGTACCCGGGCAAGTCGCGCAGCTCGCGCGGATCGTAGCGCTTGGGCATCGGCACCTTGTCCTGATCGTTTCCGCCGCGCCGCCCTCCGGCGAACTTCTCCCAGCTGTGCCGCGCGTCGGGATGGTAGTCCAAATCGTAGGGCGCGGTACGGAACAAAAACGAGCATTCGTTGTCGCTCTGGATGGCGACGATCGGGCCCTCGGGCGCCATCTGCCGCCGCAGGATCGGGGCCAGCGCGTCGAAGTACAGTCCGAGCTCGAGGTAGAACTTCTCCGAGGCGTAGCTCGGGATGTAAAACGCTTTGGGCGGCACCGGCATGGTCGCCGGCGCGTCGCTGGCGGTCCAGGCCCTGATCTCTGGGTCGTTGAGCACGCGCTCGGGATAGCCGAAGAGGGTCAGCTCGGCGTTGATGTGCGGGCCGGGCCGCACCAGCACCCACAGTCCGCGTTCGTGGGCCAGGTCGAGAAACCGCGACAGGTCGCGCCGCGGGTCGAGCTTGCCGAAGTCGAACTCGCCGCGCCGGATCTCGTGCACCGACCAGGGGATGTAGGTGCAAATCAGCTTCAGCCCCATCCCGGCGATGCGGTCGAGCACACCGGGCCAGTCCTGGGGATTATGGCGCCAGTAGTGCACGTCGCCCGAGACCAACGGCCGCACCTCGCCGCCCGACTTCAATCCCTCGGGCGTGAGCTCGACGATCCGGCGCTCAACCATCGCGCCTCATCGACTGGCTGATCTTGGAGCAGATGATGTCAATCGCCACCTCGTTGTCGCCCCCCTCGGGCACGATCAGGTGCGCCCGCCGCCGCGTGGGGGCCACGTAAAGCTGGTGCATCGGCCGCACCTGGCCCAGGTACTGCTCGATCACCGACTCGACGCTGCGTCCGCGCTCCCTGACGTCGCGCACCAGCCGCCGAATGAAGCGGATGTCGTCGTCGGTGTCCACGTAGATCCGCACGTCCATCAGTTGGCCCAAACGCTCGTCGGCCAAGGCGAGGATCCCCTCGATGATCAGCACCTCGCAGGGCTCGAGCAGCTCGGTCTTTGCAGTGCGCGTATGCTCGAGATAGCTGTAGACCGGACGCTGCACCGGCCGCCGCTCGAGCAGGGCGTTGAGATGCTCGATCAGCAGCTCGACGTCGATGGCGTTGGGGTGGTCGTAGTTGGTCGCGGAGCGCTGCTCCAACGGCAGGCGGCTCTGGTCGCGGTAGTAGGCGTCCAGGGGGATCAGCGCCACGCTCGCGCCTGCCAGGCGCTGCAGGATCTTTTTTGCGATGGTGGTCTTTCCCGAGCCTGTGCCACCGCCGACGCCGATGATCAAGGTCTTGCCCACGCCGCCTCGCCTTCATATTACTGATTGCCGCTTTCTAATCCTGCGTGCTAAATTATGCCATACTTAATGATGTATCCCAACGCGCACAACACAGCCACACGTACGTATAGCGTCCTGATATTGGGGAGCTGTGCGCAGGATCGCGAGCGCATCGCCCGGCTGTTGGAACTGCCGATCAGGGTCGAACGCGCAGCGGACGTTAAGGGCCTGACCGAGGCCCTCGACCGCGGCCCGATGGACATGCTGGTCTACGTCGATTCGCAGGGCACCGAGGGCGGCGACAGCGCGTCGAGCGAGACGGACCGCGCGTTGCGGCTGATCCTGCGCGAGTCGTCGTCCCGGGTCGAAAAGCTCGCCTTTGTGCGCGACCCCTACTCCGGTCCCGCGGGGATCTGCGCGCTGCCCTGGGGCATGGACGACGAAGAGGTCTCCCTGGTGCTCAATCAATGCCTGCTCAAGGCGCGCTGTGCGATCAAGCCCGCGATCCCGCCGTTGCACACCTCGATCGAGTTCTGCGACATGGACGAGGTCAAACGCCTGGCAGCGCTGAACTCGCAACAACTGAGCAAGCTGGCGCGCTCGCGCGAGCTGCTGCTGCTGATCGGCGAGACCGGCGTGGGCAAGCGCACCATCGCCAAGCTGATTCACCGCCACTCCGGGCTGCCCGGATCACTGGT
Proteins encoded in this region:
- the udk gene encoding uridine kinase, whose translation is MGKTLIIGVGGGTGSGKTTIAKKILQRLAGASVALIPLDAYYRDQSRLPLEQRSATNYDHPNAIDVELLIEHLNALLERRPVQRPVYSYLEHTRTAKTELLEPCEVLIIEGILALADERLGQLMDVRIYVDTDDDIRFIRRLVRDVRERGRSVESVIEQYLGQVRPMHQLYVAPTRRRAHLIVPEGGDNEVAIDIICSKISQSMRRDG
- a CDS encoding beta-galactosidase, encoding MVERRIVELTPEGLKSGGEVRPLVSGDVHYWRHNPQDWPGVLDRIAGMGLKLICTYIPWSVHEIRRGEFDFGKLDPRRDLSRFLDLAHERGLWVLVRPGPHINAELTLFGYPERVLNDPEIRAWTASDAPATMPVPPKAFYIPSYASEKFYLELGLYFDALAPILRRQMAPEGPIVAIQSDNECSFLFRTAPYDLDYHPDARHSWEKFAGGRRGGNDQDKVPMPKRYDPRELRDLPGYLDWVEFKEELIAGSLDRLLRMWRERGVRGLVTFHNFPPGALAPPLNVPRVEQTHDAAGVDSYLQRHQYPLLRKRMLTLCGQSRFPFIPEFGSGCYLAWPPLTLEDQRFMTLAALALGIKGINFYMIADRDRWYGAPITNNGRIRTEHYEFFRRLLAVLERTGVLRMRPRVEWGLALSRDYGRLTHAANLFSPVPTLVSEGLFDAEQLCDERKAGLNYCVPIDSQIELDSWYAHLQWLKVPAQITQAEFDPQRLARFRVIAAPTFEFLSAEAQRSLRAFAESGGTLVIGPEIPDRDERMRDCGELGQLLRRPERMLLTEPDVPLFKVGDGSVVLVPELLPKMGSEPFPRVIDLIEAIEELAGTSRPFAPSDHRLDVWLHTPWGEHSGGVLFVVNPTDRPRVTRLAAPEGKLVLLKDCFSSETFGGRGELSVGLDAYSVRMFQVGS
- a CDS encoding Glu/Leu/Phe/Val dehydrogenase, encoding MSRSVTIQKNPFEVMLQQLDRASKLLNLDKGIINILSHPMRTLQVCFPVKMDDGRIEMFTGYRCQYNDARGPCKGGLRYHPDVTLEEITALAAWMTWKTSVVNIPYGGAKGGVVCNPREMSLGELERMTRRFAAEISFFIGPEKDIPAPDVYTTPQVMAWIMDTYSMCRGYSVPGVVTGKPLSIGGSKGRDKATARGCVFIIQQAAKELGINLDNASVAIQGYGNAGAVAAELMDAIGAKVVAVSDSQGGTYNSKGLDPAALLAHKQQRERGTVADWPDGDRITNAELLELDVDVLIPAALENVINSDNAERIRAKLVAEAANGPTLPEADDVLFDKGVMVIPDILANAGGVTVSYFEWVQNLNSFFWEEDRVNSELHKVMTSSFYEVYETYKKYKCDMRQAAYILAIQRVAEATVARGFFP
- a CDS encoding serine/threonine-protein kinase, which codes for MTIQPALGDKYRIDRRIGVGGMAEVFLATILGAEGFERRVVLKRILPQFSGDPKFQSYFIGEAKTAAALDHENVVRVFDFFCADSELTLVMEYVDGCDLAQLMNLCFSADRRIPLPMALLIGRKLLRGLAYAHARAGEDGTPLGIVHRDITPRNVLLGRGGEVKVTDFGIARSKSLRGATQAGALRGKISYMSPEQAHGDLVDARSDVYSAALVIWELICGVRAFDAPDEIQLLELVRRPELPAVGSLRDDLPPGLEPVLERALAALRQERYADAGAFERALNKVINNAGLQPDEQRLAQFVCELLDEATPPPLSGRRTATLIGREISGALTPPRSKRPRRLTRPRSTARTAIALALVALIATLCYSLLRPDRPVATATVAAPQWIERAQAALLSVQTDPAGALVLINGAPLGLSPIDALPVLPGKSMMIEALKPGHLPGSRRANLVAGKNRSITIDLCAYGDSRFY